A genome region from Chloroflexota bacterium includes the following:
- the rpmA gene encoding 50S ribosomal protein L27: MAHKKSGGSNRNNRDSESKRLGVKRFDGELVRSGTIIVRQRGTRFYPGLNVDMGKDYTIFATVDGYVKFEDITRNKKRVSVYPERQ, encoded by the coding sequence ATGGCACACAAGAAGAGCGGCGGTAGCAACCGCAATAACCGTGATAGTGAATCGAAGCGCCTCGGTGTGAAGCGTTTCGATGGGGAGTTGGTGCGCAGCGGCACTATTATCGTGCGTCAGCGCGGAACCAGGTTCTACCCTGGGTTGAACGTGGATATGGGCAAAGACTATACGATCTTTGCCACTGTTGACGGCTATGTGAAATTCGAGGACATCACACGCAACAAAAAGCGTGTAAGTGTCTATCCAGAGAGGCAGTAG
- the rplU gene encoding 50S ribosomal protein L21, producing MYAVVETGGKQYKVEVGQTVEVEKLPVAQGQSVTLERVLLLADGEKVQVGQPTVKGASVTATVLGHGLKRKAVIFRFRPKQRYRVKKGHRQSYTRLRIEAINI from the coding sequence GTGTACGCTGTTGTGGAAACAGGGGGCAAACAGTACAAAGTAGAAGTGGGGCAGACCGTTGAGGTGGAGAAGCTGCCGGTAGCACAAGGCCAAAGCGTAACTCTGGAGCGTGTGCTCCTCTTGGCGGACGGAGAAAAAGTTCAGGTTGGCCAGCCGACGGTAAAAGGCGCTTCCGTAACGGCTACAGTCTTGGGGCATGGTCTCAAGCGTAAGGCAGTTATCTTCCGCTTCCGTCCCAAGCAGCGCTATCGGGTCAAGAAAGGACACCGACAGTCATATACGCGCCTGCGCATTGAGGCGATCAATATCTAG
- a CDS encoding CBS domain-containing protein → MLIRERMTHNPITVREDTSLYDALKIMRDNKVRRLPVLNKDGKLVGIVSEKDLLYASPSPATSLSVWEINYLTSKITVRELMTKEVITICEDCPLEEAARIMVDNKIGGLPVMRGDQLVGIITETDLFKVFLELLGARAQGTRFTLLVPERKGMLAAMAQEVAKMGGNIVALGTFLGEDPSNRLITMKIQDVDKEKLWPEFEKLGIQLVDVRET, encoded by the coding sequence ATGTTAATCCGCGAGAGAATGACCCACAATCCAATTACGGTCAGGGAAGATACGTCGCTATATGATGCACTCAAGATCATGCGCGACAACAAGGTGCGGCGGTTACCGGTCCTGAACAAGGATGGCAAGCTTGTCGGTATTGTTTCAGAGAAAGACTTGCTCTATGCCTCGCCATCGCCGGCCACCTCGCTAAGCGTATGGGAAATCAATTACCTGACATCCAAGATCACGGTCCGCGAACTGATGACCAAAGAGGTTATCACCATCTGTGAGGACTGCCCTTTGGAAGAGGCAGCACGAATCATGGTAGACAACAAGATTGGTGGTCTGCCTGTGATGCGTGGGGATCAATTAGTCGGCATTATTACGGAGACGGATTTGTTCAAAGTTTTCCTCGAGTTGCTGGGAGCACGTGCGCAGGGCACTCGCTTCACCTTGCTGGTGCCTGAAAGAAAGGGAATGCTTGCTGCCATGGCACAGGAAGTGGCCAAAATGGGGGGCAACATCGTAGCACTGGGCACTTTCCTGGGAGAGGATCCCAGCAACCGCCTCATCACGATGAAAATTCAGGATGTGGACAAGGAAAAACTGTGGCCTGAGTTCGAGAAGCTGGGCATCCAACTCGTTGACGTGCGCGAGACGTAG
- a CDS encoding Fe-S-containing hydro-lyase has protein sequence MQIAAPLTDEVIAQLKAGERVAINGMVYVARDAAHKRLVEALQQEEPLPFDLRGQIVYYMGPSPARPGKPIGSAGPTTSGRMDSYTPALLAAGLKGMIGKGKRSMEVREALRRYKAVYFAVPGGIAALLASKVKKAALVAYEDLGPEAILRLELEQLPAIVANDAYGGDAYEEGKAKYRC, from the coding sequence CTGCAGATTGCTGCTCCTTTGACGGACGAAGTGATTGCGCAGCTGAAAGCGGGAGAGAGAGTCGCTATCAATGGCATGGTCTATGTGGCCCGCGATGCTGCACACAAGCGTCTGGTGGAAGCATTGCAGCAGGAGGAGCCACTGCCCTTTGACCTACGCGGCCAAATCGTGTATTATATGGGGCCATCACCAGCAAGGCCAGGCAAGCCGATTGGTTCAGCAGGGCCGACAACTAGTGGTCGGATGGACTCCTATACGCCTGCGTTGCTTGCAGCAGGCTTAAAGGGGATGATTGGCAAGGGCAAACGCTCCATGGAGGTGCGGGAGGCGCTGCGGCGATATAAGGCAGTCTATTTTGCCGTTCCAGGGGGTATAGCTGCCCTGCTGGCCAGCAAAGTGAAGAAGGCGGCACTCGTTGCTTATGAAGATTTGGGGCCAGAGGCCATCTTGCGCTTGGAGCTAGAGCAATTGCCAGCAATCGTAGCCAATGATGCCTATGGCGGAGATGCCTACGAAGAAGGGAAAGCAAAGTACAGGTGTTAA
- a CDS encoding fumarate hydratase — protein MREIDCGQIAETVASLCIEACYHLPQDVTQAVQKALKTERSPTGREFLRQILENAEIARRGEFPLCQDTGYTVVFLELGQDVHVVGGDLNQCIAEGVRRGYQQGYLRKSVVERPYSLRVNTKDNTPPIIHTKIVPGDRLRITVMPKGGGSENKSYLQMMAPAMGRQGIIDFVVRVVDESGADPCPPVIVGVGIGGTADYALLLAKEALLREVGKPSEDPEDAALEAEILQRVNCLGIGPQGLGGNITALAVHVNSHPCHIASLPVAVNLQCHAARRSEAVL, from the coding sequence ATGCGCGAGATTGATTGTGGACAAATTGCAGAGACAGTGGCGAGTTTGTGTATCGAAGCATGTTACCATCTGCCCCAGGATGTGACACAAGCGGTGCAGAAGGCACTTAAGACAGAAAGGTCTCCAACAGGGCGCGAGTTCTTGCGTCAAATTCTCGAGAATGCGGAAATTGCCCGACGCGGCGAGTTCCCGCTATGTCAAGACACTGGCTACACCGTGGTCTTTCTGGAATTAGGGCAAGACGTGCACGTTGTTGGCGGAGATCTGAACCAATGTATAGCGGAAGGGGTGCGGCGCGGGTACCAACAGGGCTATCTGCGCAAATCAGTGGTGGAGCGACCCTATTCGCTGCGCGTGAACACGAAGGATAACACGCCTCCGATTATCCATACCAAAATCGTGCCTGGAGATCGGCTCCGTATTACGGTGATGCCCAAGGGTGGTGGCAGCGAGAACAAGAGCTATTTACAGATGATGGCGCCAGCCATGGGGCGGCAAGGGATCATTGACTTTGTGGTCAGAGTTGTGGATGAGTCTGGTGCGGATCCCTGCCCGCCAGTTATCGTTGGTGTAGGCATAGGCGGAACGGCAGATTACGCGCTTTTGCTGGCCAAGGAGGCTTTGCTGCGCGAAGTAGGCAAGCCTAGCGAGGATCCCGAAGACGCTGCTTTGGAAGCAGAAATTCTGCAACGGGTAAACTGCCTTGGCATTGGGCCGCAGGGTCTGGGGGGGAATATTACCGCTTTGGCAGTGCATGTCAACAGCCATCCTTGCCACATTGCCAGTTTGCCTGTTGCCGTGAATCTGCAATGTCATGCCGCGCGGCGTAGTGAGGCGGTGTTGTAA
- the trmD gene encoding tRNA (guanosine(37)-N1)-methyltransferase TrmD: MRFDILTLFPALFTGVFEESILKRAITSGLVTIALHNIREYALDKHHVTDDEPYGGGGGMVMKAEPIFRAVEAILGDAMPTRDREDPTQIILLSPAGRLFNQAIAYELAQRERLVLICGRYEGVDERVREHLATDEISIGDYVLSGGEIPAMVIVEAVTRLLPGALGDPQAPLKDSHVSGLLEHPHYTRPAIFRGWVVPEVLLSGNHTEVARWRRQQSLLRTAQRRPDLLAKAELTAEDYEFLRGAIEQGLIGDVLGVGNKTES; the protein is encoded by the coding sequence ATGCGTTTTGATATCCTGACCTTATTTCCAGCGCTTTTCACAGGTGTTTTTGAGGAGAGCATCCTCAAGAGAGCCATTACATCTGGCTTGGTGACGATTGCTTTGCATAATATTCGAGAGTATGCCCTGGACAAGCACCATGTCACCGATGATGAGCCCTACGGTGGTGGCGGGGGCATGGTGATGAAAGCAGAGCCTATTTTCCGTGCTGTTGAAGCAATCCTAGGTGATGCGATGCCAACGCGGGATAGGGAGGATCCCACGCAAATCATTTTGCTTAGCCCGGCAGGCCGCCTGTTTAACCAGGCGATTGCCTATGAGCTGGCGCAGCGCGAGCGTTTGGTGCTCATCTGCGGTCGCTATGAGGGCGTGGACGAACGGGTGCGGGAACATCTGGCTACAGACGAAATCTCGATTGGTGATTACGTGCTCAGCGGTGGGGAGATCCCGGCGATGGTGATTGTTGAGGCAGTTACTCGCCTTTTGCCAGGGGCATTGGGCGACCCACAGGCACCATTGAAGGACTCGCACGTCAGCGGCTTGCTGGAGCATCCGCACTACACTCGTCCGGCCATCTTTCGCGGCTGGGTAGTGCCAGAAGTGCTGTTATCGGGGAATCATACCGAAGTAGCCCGCTGGAGGAGGCAACAGTCATTGCTGCGTACGGCGCAGCGTCGTCCCGACTTGCTCGCCAAAGCGGAATTGACTGCCGAGGACTACGAGTTCTTGAGAGGGGCAATTGAGCAAGGGTTGATAGGAGACGTGTTGGGAGTGGGGAACAAAACCGAGTCCTAG